The following are encoded together in the Phocoena sinus isolate mPhoSin1 chromosome 11, mPhoSin1.pri, whole genome shotgun sequence genome:
- the TCAIM gene encoding T-cell activation inhibitor, mitochondrial isoform X2: MRSCLAQRTPAEPCERIDRPSSWYLVGGGAVINGCLEVDLHIYSEMFCHLRPVRRLCPGRIFPYWFLYSRALSGAEAVNALRPFYFAVHPDFFGQHPREREVNENSLKRLSAYLENLQKPGFKSLKPTQLMFYVRETDQNSSDGQEHFSTSGFRAVTFTLHTRDLLSTVLYILNSCSLSTEHIQSLNTNVHSQPLKEATRISDRPIKWDKSYYSFTGFKDPDEDLEQVWRMETTLTSWLDNNGKSAVKKLKNSLPLRKELDRLKDELSHQLQLSDIRWQRSWGIAHRCSQLHSLGRLAQQNLESLKNAKGCTIIFTDRSGMSAVGHVMLGTMDVHHHWTKRRLMLLEDQISYLLGGIQVVYIEELQPVLTLEEYYSLLDVFYNRLLKSRIPFHPRSLRGLQMILNSDRYAPSLHELGHFNIPILCDPANLQWFILTKAQQARENMKRKEELKVIENELMQASTKKFSLEKFYKEPSVSSIQMVDCCKRLLEQSLPYLQGMHLCISHFYSVMQDGDLCIPWNWKNEEAIK; the protein is encoded by the exons TGATTAATGGATGCCTGGAAGTTGACCTACATATATATTCAGAAATGTTTTGCCACCTGAGACCTGTGAGGAG GTTGTGTCCAGGAAGGATATTTCCATACTGGTTTCTCTACTCCAGAGCTTTATCGGGAGCTGAAGCAGTCAATGCCTTGAGGCCATTCTATTTTGCTGTACATCCAGATTTCTTTGGACAGCACCCCAGGGAAAGg gaagTCAATGAAAATTCTCTTAAGAGATTAAGTGCCTACTTAGAAAACCTCCAGAAGCCAGGCTTCAAGTCTTTGAAACCAACCCAGCTTATGTTTTATGTAAGAGAAACAGACCAGAACTCCTCTGATGGCCAGGAACACTTCAGCACTTCCG GATTTCGAGCAGTCACATTTACTTTGCACACCAGAGATCTGCTAAGCACAGTGTTATATATTCTCAACTCCTGCAGTTTATCTACTGAACATATCCAAAGCTTGAATACTAATGTGCACTCCCAGCCTCTCAAAGAGGCCACAAGGATATCTGACAGGCCCATCAAATGGGACAAGTCTTACTACTCCTTTACTGGATTCAAGGACCCTGATGAAGACCTCGAGCAAGTCTGGAGAATGGAAACAACCCTAAC atccTGGTTAGATAATAATGGGAAAAGTGCTGTTAAAAAGCTGAAGAATAGTTTGCCACTTAGAAAAGAACTAGATCGTTTAAAAGATGAACTGTCCCATCAATTGCAGCTCTCGGATATCAG GTGGCAGAGGAGCTGGGGCATCGCCCACCGCTGCAGTCAGCTGCACAGTTTAGGCCGCTTAGCCCAGCAGAACTTGGAAAGCCTTAAAAATGCAAAAG GATGTACAATAATATTTACAGACCGGTCCGGGATGAGTGCAGTGGGCCATGTGATGCTGGGAACAATGGATGTCCATCATCACTGGACAAAA AGGAGGCTGATGCTTCTGGAGGACCAAATAAGCTATCTTCTAGGTGGCATCCAAGTTGTTTATATCGAAGAATTACAGCCAGTGTTGACACTTGAAGAATATTACTCTCTTCTCGACGTGTTCTATAATAGACTCTTGAAAAGTCGAATACCTTTTCACCCTCGAAGTTTGCGTGGTTTGCAAATGATCCTTAACAG TGACAGATATGCTCCAAGTTTGCACGAACTTGGGCATTTTAACATTCCTATCCTCTGCGATCCAGCAAACCTCCAGTGGTTTATTCTCACCAAAGCCCAACAGGCAAGAgagaacatgaaaagaaaagaaga GTTGAAAGTCATTGAAAACGAATTGATGCAGGCTTCCACGAAGAAATTTTCTCTGGAAAAGTTTTATAAGGAGCCCAGCGTTTCAAGTATACAAATGGTGGATTGTTGTAAGAGACTTCTAGAACAATCACTGCCTTATCTACAAGGGATGCACCTGTGCATTTCACATTTCTACTCTGTAATGCAGGATGGAGACCTTTGTATTCCTTGGAATTGGAAGAATGAAGAAGCCATTAAATAA
- the TCAIM gene encoding T-cell activation inhibitor, mitochondrial isoform X4, which produces MRSCLAQRTPAEPCERIDRPSSWYLVGGGAVINGCLEVDLHIYSEMFCHLRPVRRLCPGRIFPYWFLYSRALSGAEAVNALRPFYFAVHPDFFGQHPREREVNENSLKRLSAYLENLQKPGFKSLKPTQLMFYVRETDQNSSDGQEHFSTSGFRAVTFTLHTRDLLSTVLYILNSCSLSTEHIQSLNTNVHSQPLKEATRISDRPIKWDKSYYSFTGFKDPDEDLEQVWRMETTLTSWLDNNGKSAVKKLKNSLPLRKELDRLKDELSHQLQLSDIRWQRSWGIAHRCSQLHSLGRLAQQNLESLKNAKGCTIIFTDRSGMSAVGHVMLGTMDVHHHWTKVESH; this is translated from the exons TGATTAATGGATGCCTGGAAGTTGACCTACATATATATTCAGAAATGTTTTGCCACCTGAGACCTGTGAGGAG GTTGTGTCCAGGAAGGATATTTCCATACTGGTTTCTCTACTCCAGAGCTTTATCGGGAGCTGAAGCAGTCAATGCCTTGAGGCCATTCTATTTTGCTGTACATCCAGATTTCTTTGGACAGCACCCCAGGGAAAGg gaagTCAATGAAAATTCTCTTAAGAGATTAAGTGCCTACTTAGAAAACCTCCAGAAGCCAGGCTTCAAGTCTTTGAAACCAACCCAGCTTATGTTTTATGTAAGAGAAACAGACCAGAACTCCTCTGATGGCCAGGAACACTTCAGCACTTCCG GATTTCGAGCAGTCACATTTACTTTGCACACCAGAGATCTGCTAAGCACAGTGTTATATATTCTCAACTCCTGCAGTTTATCTACTGAACATATCCAAAGCTTGAATACTAATGTGCACTCCCAGCCTCTCAAAGAGGCCACAAGGATATCTGACAGGCCCATCAAATGGGACAAGTCTTACTACTCCTTTACTGGATTCAAGGACCCTGATGAAGACCTCGAGCAAGTCTGGAGAATGGAAACAACCCTAAC atccTGGTTAGATAATAATGGGAAAAGTGCTGTTAAAAAGCTGAAGAATAGTTTGCCACTTAGAAAAGAACTAGATCGTTTAAAAGATGAACTGTCCCATCAATTGCAGCTCTCGGATATCAG GTGGCAGAGGAGCTGGGGCATCGCCCACCGCTGCAGTCAGCTGCACAGTTTAGGCCGCTTAGCCCAGCAGAACTTGGAAAGCCTTAAAAATGCAAAAG GATGTACAATAATATTTACAGACCGGTCCGGGATGAGTGCAGTGGGCCATGTGATGCTGGGAACAATGGATGTCCATCATCACTGGACAAAA GTTGAAAGTCATTGA
- the TCAIM gene encoding T-cell activation inhibitor, mitochondrial isoform X1: MRSCLAQRTPAEPCERIDRPSSWYLVGGGAVINGCLEVDLHIYSEMFCHLRPVRRLCPGRIFPYWFLYSRALSGAEAVNALRPFYFAVHPDFFGQHPREREVNENSLKRLSAYLENLQKPGFKSLKPTQLMFYVRETDQNSSDGQEHFSTSGFRAVTFTLHTRDLLSTVLYILNSCSLSTEHIQSLNTNVHSQPLKEATRISDRPIKWDKSYYSFTGFKDPDEDLEQVWRMETTLTSWLDNNGKSAVKKLKNSLPLRKELDRLKDELSHQLQLSDIRWQRSWGIAHRCSQLHSLGRLAQQNLESLKNAKGCTIIFTDRSGMSAVGHVMLGTMDVHHHWTKLFERLPSYFDLQRRLMLLEDQISYLLGGIQVVYIEELQPVLTLEEYYSLLDVFYNRLLKSRIPFHPRSLRGLQMILNSDRYAPSLHELGHFNIPILCDPANLQWFILTKAQQARENMKRKEELKVIENELMQASTKKFSLEKFYKEPSVSSIQMVDCCKRLLEQSLPYLQGMHLCISHFYSVMQDGDLCIPWNWKNEEAIK, translated from the exons TGATTAATGGATGCCTGGAAGTTGACCTACATATATATTCAGAAATGTTTTGCCACCTGAGACCTGTGAGGAG GTTGTGTCCAGGAAGGATATTTCCATACTGGTTTCTCTACTCCAGAGCTTTATCGGGAGCTGAAGCAGTCAATGCCTTGAGGCCATTCTATTTTGCTGTACATCCAGATTTCTTTGGACAGCACCCCAGGGAAAGg gaagTCAATGAAAATTCTCTTAAGAGATTAAGTGCCTACTTAGAAAACCTCCAGAAGCCAGGCTTCAAGTCTTTGAAACCAACCCAGCTTATGTTTTATGTAAGAGAAACAGACCAGAACTCCTCTGATGGCCAGGAACACTTCAGCACTTCCG GATTTCGAGCAGTCACATTTACTTTGCACACCAGAGATCTGCTAAGCACAGTGTTATATATTCTCAACTCCTGCAGTTTATCTACTGAACATATCCAAAGCTTGAATACTAATGTGCACTCCCAGCCTCTCAAAGAGGCCACAAGGATATCTGACAGGCCCATCAAATGGGACAAGTCTTACTACTCCTTTACTGGATTCAAGGACCCTGATGAAGACCTCGAGCAAGTCTGGAGAATGGAAACAACCCTAAC atccTGGTTAGATAATAATGGGAAAAGTGCTGTTAAAAAGCTGAAGAATAGTTTGCCACTTAGAAAAGAACTAGATCGTTTAAAAGATGAACTGTCCCATCAATTGCAGCTCTCGGATATCAG GTGGCAGAGGAGCTGGGGCATCGCCCACCGCTGCAGTCAGCTGCACAGTTTAGGCCGCTTAGCCCAGCAGAACTTGGAAAGCCTTAAAAATGCAAAAG GATGTACAATAATATTTACAGACCGGTCCGGGATGAGTGCAGTGGGCCATGTGATGCTGGGAACAATGGATGTCCATCATCACTGGACAAAA ctTTTTGAAAGATTACCGAGTTATTTTGACCTGCAGAGGAGGCTGATGCTTCTGGAGGACCAAATAAGCTATCTTCTAGGTGGCATCCAAGTTGTTTATATCGAAGAATTACAGCCAGTGTTGACACTTGAAGAATATTACTCTCTTCTCGACGTGTTCTATAATAGACTCTTGAAAAGTCGAATACCTTTTCACCCTCGAAGTTTGCGTGGTTTGCAAATGATCCTTAACAG TGACAGATATGCTCCAAGTTTGCACGAACTTGGGCATTTTAACATTCCTATCCTCTGCGATCCAGCAAACCTCCAGTGGTTTATTCTCACCAAAGCCCAACAGGCAAGAgagaacatgaaaagaaaagaaga GTTGAAAGTCATTGAAAACGAATTGATGCAGGCTTCCACGAAGAAATTTTCTCTGGAAAAGTTTTATAAGGAGCCCAGCGTTTCAAGTATACAAATGGTGGATTGTTGTAAGAGACTTCTAGAACAATCACTGCCTTATCTACAAGGGATGCACCTGTGCATTTCACATTTCTACTCTGTAATGCAGGATGGAGACCTTTGTATTCCTTGGAATTGGAAGAATGAAGAAGCCATTAAATAA
- the TCAIM gene encoding T-cell activation inhibitor, mitochondrial isoform X3: MFCHLRPVRRLCPGRIFPYWFLYSRALSGAEAVNALRPFYFAVHPDFFGQHPREREVNENSLKRLSAYLENLQKPGFKSLKPTQLMFYVRETDQNSSDGQEHFSTSGFRAVTFTLHTRDLLSTVLYILNSCSLSTEHIQSLNTNVHSQPLKEATRISDRPIKWDKSYYSFTGFKDPDEDLEQVWRMETTLTSWLDNNGKSAVKKLKNSLPLRKELDRLKDELSHQLQLSDIRWQRSWGIAHRCSQLHSLGRLAQQNLESLKNAKGCTIIFTDRSGMSAVGHVMLGTMDVHHHWTKLFERLPSYFDLQRRLMLLEDQISYLLGGIQVVYIEELQPVLTLEEYYSLLDVFYNRLLKSRIPFHPRSLRGLQMILNSDRYAPSLHELGHFNIPILCDPANLQWFILTKAQQARENMKRKEELKVIENELMQASTKKFSLEKFYKEPSVSSIQMVDCCKRLLEQSLPYLQGMHLCISHFYSVMQDGDLCIPWNWKNEEAIK, from the exons ATGTTTTGCCACCTGAGACCTGTGAGGAG GTTGTGTCCAGGAAGGATATTTCCATACTGGTTTCTCTACTCCAGAGCTTTATCGGGAGCTGAAGCAGTCAATGCCTTGAGGCCATTCTATTTTGCTGTACATCCAGATTTCTTTGGACAGCACCCCAGGGAAAGg gaagTCAATGAAAATTCTCTTAAGAGATTAAGTGCCTACTTAGAAAACCTCCAGAAGCCAGGCTTCAAGTCTTTGAAACCAACCCAGCTTATGTTTTATGTAAGAGAAACAGACCAGAACTCCTCTGATGGCCAGGAACACTTCAGCACTTCCG GATTTCGAGCAGTCACATTTACTTTGCACACCAGAGATCTGCTAAGCACAGTGTTATATATTCTCAACTCCTGCAGTTTATCTACTGAACATATCCAAAGCTTGAATACTAATGTGCACTCCCAGCCTCTCAAAGAGGCCACAAGGATATCTGACAGGCCCATCAAATGGGACAAGTCTTACTACTCCTTTACTGGATTCAAGGACCCTGATGAAGACCTCGAGCAAGTCTGGAGAATGGAAACAACCCTAAC atccTGGTTAGATAATAATGGGAAAAGTGCTGTTAAAAAGCTGAAGAATAGTTTGCCACTTAGAAAAGAACTAGATCGTTTAAAAGATGAACTGTCCCATCAATTGCAGCTCTCGGATATCAG GTGGCAGAGGAGCTGGGGCATCGCCCACCGCTGCAGTCAGCTGCACAGTTTAGGCCGCTTAGCCCAGCAGAACTTGGAAAGCCTTAAAAATGCAAAAG GATGTACAATAATATTTACAGACCGGTCCGGGATGAGTGCAGTGGGCCATGTGATGCTGGGAACAATGGATGTCCATCATCACTGGACAAAA ctTTTTGAAAGATTACCGAGTTATTTTGACCTGCAGAGGAGGCTGATGCTTCTGGAGGACCAAATAAGCTATCTTCTAGGTGGCATCCAAGTTGTTTATATCGAAGAATTACAGCCAGTGTTGACACTTGAAGAATATTACTCTCTTCTCGACGTGTTCTATAATAGACTCTTGAAAAGTCGAATACCTTTTCACCCTCGAAGTTTGCGTGGTTTGCAAATGATCCTTAACAG TGACAGATATGCTCCAAGTTTGCACGAACTTGGGCATTTTAACATTCCTATCCTCTGCGATCCAGCAAACCTCCAGTGGTTTATTCTCACCAAAGCCCAACAGGCAAGAgagaacatgaaaagaaaagaaga GTTGAAAGTCATTGAAAACGAATTGATGCAGGCTTCCACGAAGAAATTTTCTCTGGAAAAGTTTTATAAGGAGCCCAGCGTTTCAAGTATACAAATGGTGGATTGTTGTAAGAGACTTCTAGAACAATCACTGCCTTATCTACAAGGGATGCACCTGTGCATTTCACATTTCTACTCTGTAATGCAGGATGGAGACCTTTGTATTCCTTGGAATTGGAAGAATGAAGAAGCCATTAAATAA
- the LOC116762674 gene encoding uncharacterized protein LOC116762674 isoform X3 — MGRRAPGRVRARVLEEVRSSSGRSSRGEGSVLGGEFRRPPAGPRRQEHIRALKGPLAPAARLRDHWAGACMRGRGHGTGHHRMVEAETRAQREGTGDGRGSGETENVELRGLPARMWGMRKQDRNQDGSRGWIYLSFWWMKRSKTKIFHFYFFLFSFLKNLLALFQSYRTPSAKTEKAEKRYDVARSSGLTMEGIPAKYE; from the exons ATGGGGAGAAGGGCTCCAGGCAGGGTCAGAGCGCGTGTCCTTGAGGAGGTAAGAAGCTCCTCTGGCAGGAGCAGCAGGGGTGAGGGCAGCGTCTTAGGAGGCGAGTTCAGGAGGCCGCCGGCAGGGCCTCGCAGGCAGGAACACATCCGGGCTCTCAAAGGACCACTCGCTCCGGCTGCTCGGCTGAGAGACCACTGGGCGGGGGCGTGCATGCGGGGGCGCGGACACGGGACAGGGCATCACAGGATGGTGGAGGCTGAGACCCGGGCGCAGCGGGAAGGGACAGGAGACGGGCGGGGTTCTGGAGAGACGGAGaacgtggagctgagaggtctgcCGGCCCGGATGTGGGGAATGAGGAAGCAGGACAGGAATCAAGATGGATCACGGGGTTGGATTTACCTCAGCTTCTGGTGGATGAAACgctcaaaaactaaaatatttcatttttatttctttttattttccttccttaaaaatctactgGCACTATTTCAAAGCTATAGAACGCCCAGTGCgaaaacagaaaaagcagaaaaaagataCGATGTAGCAAGATCCTCAGGCCTCACAATGGAAG GTATTCCTGCCAAATATGAATAA
- the LOC116762674 gene encoding uncharacterized protein LOC116762674 isoform X1: MGRRAPGRVRARVLEEVRSSSGRSSRGEGSVLGGEFRRPPAGPRRQEHIRALKGPLAPAARLRDHWAGACMRGRGHGTGHHRMVEAETRAQREGTGDGRGSGETENVELRGLPARMWGMRKQDRNQDGSRGWIYLSFWWMKRSKTKIFHFYFFLFSFLKNLLALFQSYRTPSAKTEKAEKRYDVARSSGLTMEDLSHVEIHVTRPQSRHRRVPSQGSPLLHFHSHRHLCSPTPGPLQPLTCSFYNFII, from the exons ATGGGGAGAAGGGCTCCAGGCAGGGTCAGAGCGCGTGTCCTTGAGGAGGTAAGAAGCTCCTCTGGCAGGAGCAGCAGGGGTGAGGGCAGCGTCTTAGGAGGCGAGTTCAGGAGGCCGCCGGCAGGGCCTCGCAGGCAGGAACACATCCGGGCTCTCAAAGGACCACTCGCTCCGGCTGCTCGGCTGAGAGACCACTGGGCGGGGGCGTGCATGCGGGGGCGCGGACACGGGACAGGGCATCACAGGATGGTGGAGGCTGAGACCCGGGCGCAGCGGGAAGGGACAGGAGACGGGCGGGGTTCTGGAGAGACGGAGaacgtggagctgagaggtctgcCGGCCCGGATGTGGGGAATGAGGAAGCAGGACAGGAATCAAGATGGATCACGGGGTTGGATTTACCTCAGCTTCTGGTGGATGAAACgctcaaaaactaaaatatttcatttttatttctttttattttccttccttaaaaatctactgGCACTATTTCAAAGCTATAGAACGCCCAGTGCgaaaacagaaaaagcagaaaaaagataCGATGTAGCAAGATCCTCAGGCCTCACAATGGAAG ATTTATCACACGTAGAGATTCATGTGACACGACCACAGTCAAGACATAGAAGAGTTCCATCACAAGGATCCCCTCTGCTGCACTTCCATAGCCACAGACACCTCTGCTCTCCCACCCCCGGACCCCTGCAACCACTAACCTgttctttctataattttattatttga
- the LOC116762674 gene encoding uncharacterized protein LOC116762674 isoform X2, with amino-acid sequence MGRRAPGRVRARVLEEVRSSSGRSSRGEGSVLGGEFRRPPAGPRRQEHIRALKGPLAPAARLRDHWAGACMRGRGHGTGHHRMVEAETRAQREGTGDGRGSGETENVELRGLPARMWGMRKQDRNQDGSRGWIYLSFWWMKRSKTKIFHFYFFLFSFLKNLLALFQSYRTPSAKTEKAEKRYDVARSSGLTMEVSPMVTSCKTTYNHNQETDMATVH; translated from the exons ATGGGGAGAAGGGCTCCAGGCAGGGTCAGAGCGCGTGTCCTTGAGGAGGTAAGAAGCTCCTCTGGCAGGAGCAGCAGGGGTGAGGGCAGCGTCTTAGGAGGCGAGTTCAGGAGGCCGCCGGCAGGGCCTCGCAGGCAGGAACACATCCGGGCTCTCAAAGGACCACTCGCTCCGGCTGCTCGGCTGAGAGACCACTGGGCGGGGGCGTGCATGCGGGGGCGCGGACACGGGACAGGGCATCACAGGATGGTGGAGGCTGAGACCCGGGCGCAGCGGGAAGGGACAGGAGACGGGCGGGGTTCTGGAGAGACGGAGaacgtggagctgagaggtctgcCGGCCCGGATGTGGGGAATGAGGAAGCAGGACAGGAATCAAGATGGATCACGGGGTTGGATTTACCTCAGCTTCTGGTGGATGAAACgctcaaaaactaaaatatttcatttttatttctttttattttccttccttaaaaatctactgGCACTATTTCAAAGCTATAGAACGCCCAGTGCgaaaacagaaaaagcagaaaaaagataCGATGTAGCAAGATCCTCAGGCCTCACAATGGAAG TTTCTCCAATGGtgacatcttgcaaaactacaTACAATCACAACCAGGAAACGGACATGGCTACAGTCCACTAA